Below is a window of Candidatus Kinetoplastibacterium oncopeltii TCC290E DNA.
AGTGGATTCAGGTATTCTATTAGTTCGTTTAGAAAATGTTTTGAAAAAACAAAATGATAATTTAATGGATAAACAGATATGTGATTCCTTATTAGATTCTATTGGCAAATCGGAATGGTTAGCATCTTTAAGATTTTTGAAAAATAAATATAAACTCAAACTACTTGATCATGTTGATGATGTTATTAGAGATTAACGCTAAATTTTCGATTAAATTTTATGATCATATAGCATTAATTTAGAATAAACCATACCGCTCTTATTACTTTTTAACAGAGTAAAATTTTCCGGAGTCATCATATCTAATTCTGATTCCGAATATATAATTCCACTTTTTTTGAGAGTTTTAGGTATTAGTGTCCATAGTTGATTTAAAATATTTTGATTAAATGGTGGGTCTAATAAAATTAAATCGAATTGTTTTGTATTTTTTTTACATATAAAATCAATAGCATCACCGTAATAAATATATATATTTTTATTTTTTATTTTCTCAATTGTCTTTTTTATGAATATTATAGCTTCTTTATTATTATCTACCATTTGTACAAAATTAGTACCCCTGGAAGCAGCTTCAAAACCTAATGATCCGCTTCCAGCAAATAAATCAAGAACATTTTTGTCTGTAAAATTATTATTCCAATAATTACTTATCCAGTTAAATAAGGTACCTTTTACTTTATTTGGAGTGGGCCTTAATCCTTGCATAGTTGGGAATGTAACTTTAGTATTCCTATATTGTCCAGATATTATACGAATAGAGTTTTTAATCATGTTTAAGTTTTTTAAAAAAAAATCATCTGATATTAAAGATAAAGAATTAATAGATTGTAATAATTTAGAAAAAATACAAGATGATAGTAAAAGCCATCACGGTACTATCAAAAATAATAATTTAAATTATACAGATAATATTGAATATGTATCATCTTTAGAATCAGAATATTCGAATATTGATAATAGCTGGTTCGGTTTCTTAAGAAAAAGCTTATCTAATACCAGCAAGAAATTAAGTAAAATTTTTTATAATTTCAAGAGTAATGAAGATTTATTTGAAAATTTAGAAGATATATTAATAACATCCGATGTTGGTTATAAAACTACGGAAAAGATTTTGTCGAAATTAAAAGATAAAGTTAAAAAAGAAAAAACTTCAGATCCTATACATATTAAAAATTTACTTAGAGCTATTTTAATCGACCAATTAAAGCCATTGGAGTCAAGTGTTAACATAAATAAAAAACCATTTATAATTTTAACTTCTGGTTCTAATGGTGTTGGAAAAACAACCTCTATTGCAAAACTAGCGTATCATTTTAAGAAAAGTGGTTTATCTGTATTACTTGTAGCTGCTGATACATTTCGTGCTGCAGCTTGTGAACAGCTAAAAAATTGGGGAATTAGAAACGATATACCAGTTTTTCATACAGATTCTCCTGATCCATCATCAGTTGTATTTGATAGTATACATTATGGTAAATCAAAAAATATTGATATCATTATAATAGATACAGCAGGTCGACTCACTTCCAATCAAAACTTAATGGCACAATTAGGTAAGATTAAGAAAGTTATTTCTAAGATAGATAATGATGCTCCACATGAATCTATTTTCGTAGTAGATGGTAATATGGGACAGAGTGTTTTGCTGCAGCTAGAATCTTTTAATAGTATAGTTAATGTAAGTGGATTAATTATTACTAAATTGGATGGCACAGCTAAAGGTGGTATATTGGTTGCTATATCTGATATGTTTGAAAATCATTCAAATATTATACCTGTGTATTGGGTTGGTTTAGGTGAAGGCATATCTGATTTATATGAATTTAAAGCTGTTGAGTTTGTTGATGCATTATTGAATTAATTTTAATAGCTAAGATGACTCTGATTTATTTTATGTGAATAGCATTTATATAAGTAATTTTATTATTTTATTATCTAGTAATGAGCTAGATTTAAATTTAAAGAGAGACGCGATGAGTTTGCATATATCTTCCACTTCAGAACTTGTTCATGAATTACAATCAAAACGTATGATTATATTAGTAGATGAAGAGGATAGAGAAAATGAAGGAGATTTACTTATAGCATCAGAATTTATTTCTGCAGATGCTATTAATTTTATGGTGACCCATGGTAGAGGATTAGTATGTCTTACACTAACACATGAATATTGTGATAGGTTAGGTTTATCTATGATGTCAGATAAAAATCGATCAAGATATGGCACAAATTTTACTCAATCTATAGAAGCTGCTTATGGTATTGATACTGGCATTTCTGCTTCAGACCGTGCTCGTACAATTAAAGTTGCTGTATCACCTGATGCAACTCCTAATGATATTGTGCAACCAGGCCATATATTTCCTGTTCGTGCTGTATCAGGAGGAGTTTTAGTTAGAGCAGGTCATACTGAAGCTGGTTGCGACTTAACATCAATAGCAGGCTTAATACCATCATCAGTAATATGTGAAATTTTAAATGATGATGGTAAAATGGCTAGATTGCCTGATTTAATAAATTTCTCTCAAAAGCATAATATAAAAATAGGCACAATATCTGATTTAATAAATTATAGAACTAAAAATGAGTCTCTAATAAATAGAATAGGGCAGCGCATTATAGAAACTATTGAAGGAACTTTCAAATTGGTTTTTTATAAGGATTTATTTCACAATGAATCGTTGCATGTTGCTTTAGTTGGCGGAGATGTAAGAGAGTCTAAAGAAACATTAGTTTATGTTTATGAATCAATATCCATAGTAAATATTATGAATGTTAATGAAAAACCATTAAGCTTCAACAATGCATTAAAAAATATAGCTAATTCTTTATCTGGGGTAATAGTGTTAATAAATTGTCAATCGATAGATAATAATATGTCAGATAAAATTAATAAAATATTAAATCTAGAAGATAATAACAATGTAAATAGTGATAGTATTGGTGCATATAGTTGTGGTATAAGAGATCAAATTTTATATGAATTAGGGGTTAGAAATATTAACTAATCTTTATTATAAATAATATTAATTATGTATGTTATTTGGTTTTAATAGGTTTTATTTATAAATTTTAATTATTGGATATTTTTCATATTATGGGTATTTATAGCATTGATCCAGATTTAAATGGCAAAGGTCTTAGCATTGGTATAGTTAGATCGAGATTTAATAGTGACATCAGCCAAATAGAATTAGACTATTGTGTTGAAGAACTTAATAACCTAGGAGTTTCTAGTGATGATATTGTATTAGTTACAGTTCCAGGAGCTTTAGAAATAGCAGTCGCATTATCACATATGATAGAAACATATGATTTTAATGCAATGATTGCCCTAGGAGCTGTTGTTAGAGGGGATACTTTTCATTTTGAGATTGTTAGTAATGAAATGTCATCCGCTATATCAAATGTTTCATTGAGTACTGGTATACCGATAGCTAATGGTGTTCTTACTGTTGATTCTGAAGAACAAGCAAATATAAGAGCAGCTAAAAAAGGTTATGACTGTGCTAGGGTTTCCGTCGAAATTTCTAATCTTATAATAAAACTTAGATCAGATCAAAAATATGAAGATGAGTAAACTTCCAACAAATATAGAGGCTTAATCATATGCGTAATGTTCATAAAGGAGCACGACGCCTTGCTCGTGAACTTGCTCTTCAAGGTATTTATGCTTGGATTTTATCTGGCAATATATATAAAAATGTTAATGACATTCATAATGATATATATGATAATTGCAAAAGTAATTTAATTGATAATGATTGGTTTGAGGTTCTAATAAATGGGGTTTTAGATAATCATGACTTGCTGTGTGAAAGATTTACTCCATACATAGATAGATCATTAGATTCAATCTCACCTGTAGAGTACGCTATTCTACTAATGGGTAGCTTTGAGTTAATAAATCACGTTGAAATTCCATATAAAGTTACTATAAATGAAGCAGTGGAATTGGCAAAATCCTTTGGCGGAACTGATGGTTTTAAGTTTATAAATAGCGTCCTAGATAAATTGGCTAGCGATATTAGAAATAATTAAATAATAATCTTTATTATTTAATAAATGGTTTTAGATATAAATAGTTTGTAGGTCATATATTATTCTATGGTTGATTTAAATACTGTTTACTTGTTTTATTTTATAGGTGTTTTATTATCATATTATGAGAAATCGTTATTCTGTAGGTTTTCCAAACTTTTCTTGGATTTGTAAGAAACCTGAAAGATTAGTATCATTTGGGTTTGGTAGTGGTCTTATAAGACCTGGGTCTGGCACATGGGGTACTGTTTTTGCATGGTTATTGTGGTATGCAATTCCTTGGCATTTTATGAGTAATTTTGTGGCGTCGTTTATCGTATTATTAGGTTTTATATATGGTTGTGTTGCATGCAAAAAAGTGGATAATGAATTAGGAGCTCATGATCATGTAGGTATAGTATGGGATGAGATTATTTCTTTTATTATAATTTTGTTGATTGTCCCTAATGTTTTTTATATTCAGCTCCTGTCATTCGTAATTTTTAGATTTTTTGATACAGTGAAACCTTATCCTATTAAGAAAATAGATAAAGAAGTGAGCAGCGGTATAGGTATTATGCTAGATGATTTGATAGCTGCATTTTATACAATAGCACTAGTTACTTTTATTTGTAGATTCTAGTTTGCTCAAATGCATTTTCTCTTTTCTAGAAAAGTTTATATCATCTCTGAATTTTTTTGCAACTATTGATGATGCTTCTCGCCAATTATCATTATTTGATGCATATAATATTGATCTTGAGGAGCTTATCATTGCTCCGGAACAATCATTGTTTGTTCCTGAAATTACAGTAGAATGTATATTTCCTCCTTGAGTTCCTATTCCTGGAATAAGTATCGGCATATCTTCGCCAATAGCTTTCCTGATTATTGCTAATTCTTTCGGGAATGTAGCACCAGCTACAATCCCAAATTGTGAATTAGTGTTCCATTTTTTTGATACTAATTGTGCTATGTGTAAGTATAGTGGAGTATCATTTGCCATTTTTAACGATTGAAAATCAGATCCTCCAAGATTAGAAGTTCTACAAAGAACTAACACTCCACGATCTTCCCATTCTAAATATGGTTCTATGGAATCTAATCCCATAAACGGATTCACTGTCAAGGCATCAGCTTTGTATCTGTCAAATGCTTCAATTGCGTATTTTTCAGAGGTGTCTCCAATATCTCCTCTTTTAGAATCTAAAATAATAGGTAGATAAGGATAATTATATCTTATATATGAGCATATTTCCTCTAATTCATCTTCAGCCCTACAGGCAGAGAAGTATGCAATTTGCATTTTAACGCTAGATATATATTCAGCAGTTGATTCTATTATACCTTTGCAAAATTCTAATATAGATCTTTTATTTCCTGCTAATTCTTTAGGAAATCGTTTTGGATCTGGATCTAAGCTAACTTGTAATAGTGAATTATTTCTATTGCAGGAGTTTTCAACTTTTTTTATGAATTTCATTTTATGATTATATATAATTTTTTATTAAGATACTTATTGTAAAATTAAGATTATTTATTTAAGAAAATAAAATTTATATTACTTAATAACTCATATATTAGATTAGACAAGTTTTTATGTATAAATAATTTTATAATCAATGATTATTATTAATAATTATTAATGTGTCTTTTCCTCATATTCAATTGATCTTAAATATTTACGTACTTCATAAATAGCCCTTCTAGATTTTATTTGATTGAGCCATTTAATATCAGGATTAGATTGATCTGATGTTATAATCTCTACTTTGTCGCCATTATTTAATATTCTGCAAGGAGAACTCCATTTACCATTAATCTTGGAAATAAATAATTTATTTCCTAAACTAATCTTAATAGCATATGCAAAGTCTATAACAGTAGAATTTTTTGGTAAAGTAACCACCTTTCCTGATGACGAGAAAACATTTATAGAATCTTGAAAAAGATCAATTCTTATGTATTCTAAAAATTCTTTTGGATCGTTTATTTTATTCTGTATGTCTAATACAGATTGAAATTTATAATTTTCTAGATGTCTTTGAAATTCGGTATTATCCTGTTTTTGTATCCAATAATTAGTAATACCATTTTCAGCTAAATTATCCATATTTTTTGTTCTAATTTGAAATTTTATTTTTATTCCACTTAAACTAATTACTGTAGTATGCAAAGATTGATATCCATTTATTTTTGGCATTGCTATGTAATCTTTAAATTTTCCATGTATTGGCCTATATGCTTGATGTATAATTCCCATTATTAAATAGCAATCAGATATCTTATTTGTAGTAATACTAAAACAGTGTGTATTTGTTATTTCAGAAAAGGTTTTACCATATGACAACATTTTTTTATATATACTGAATAATGAATCTGTACTTCTATTTCTAATTTCGATATTTAGACTACTTTTCGATATTTCTTTATATATATTGTACTTTAATTTATCACTTAGTTTATTATGTTTTTGACGCTTAAATAATAACGCTTTACGCATTATCTCGAATCTATATGGGTAAATTACAGCGAAACTTAAATCTTGTAATTCTTTATGTGTAAGGTTCAATCCAAGTCTATACGCCATTGGCGCATATATCTCTAATGTCTCATTAGCAACTCTTCTTTTTTTATTAGGGTTGATTATAGCATTTATAGTACGCATATTATGTAATCTATCAGCTATCTTTATAATCATTACTCTAATATCTTTATCTGTAGCTAATAACATCTTTCGTAGATTTGCTGCTTGTTGTTCAAGTTTATTATTGAAATTTATCTTGTCAAATTTTGATAGTCCATCAACTAGTGCTGCAACCTTTTTGCCAAATCTTATCTCTAATTCTAGTCTTGATATACCATGGTCTTCCATTACATCATGTAATAATGCTGCAGATATTGCATCTTTATCAAGTTTCCATTGTGAGCATATTTCAGCCACAGCTATAGGATGTGATATATAAGGAGATCCACTTTCTCTTTTCTGTCCAGCATGTACTTTATCTGCAAATATAAAAGCCTCACAAACTAATTTTAAGTCTTCTTTAGATAAATATAATTTTAATTTTTTCAGCAGTGACAAAAAGGAGTTATTTTTAATAAGTAAAAAATGACCAAGATTACTCTGTATACTGAAATAATCTTTACTCCAAAAATTCAGAAACTTAAAAAATCTTAATAAGTTACTGGATATCGTCCTGAATTCATTTGAATCCATAATTGAACATTATATTTAACCAGGAACTTTAGATAACATTTCTAAACCTGAAAGTCCTCTGCTTATCTCACGCAATGCCAGAACGGTAGGTTTATCCTTACTTTCTAACTTTGGAGCATGGCCCTGTGCCAATTCACGAGCGCGGTATGCTGCAGCTAATGTAAGATCAAATCTATTACTTATGTTTTTTAAGCAATCTTCTATTGTTATACGTGCCATCTTTTAGTTCGCTTTTACTGTTAAAATTAATATGCTTCAAATAATATGAGAAAATACTATCGTCTAATGAGCTAATTTGTAATGCCTAGCTTGTTAAATAGATTTTTATTTTTAATGTACTGATATTGAAATCTCAATCTTGTTGATTTGATGATATAGTTTATTTCTGATAATGCCAAATTGAAATCAGAGTTTATTATAACATAATCATAATCTCTAGCATGCATGATTTCATTTTTAGCTACAGATAATCTTCTCTCTATAATATCCATAGAATCTAATGCACGAAGAATTAAACGCTTTCTCAGCTCTTCTATTGAAGGTGGTAGGATAAAAATCCTGATTGCATCTGGATAATAGTTTTTTATTTGATCTGATCCTTGGCAATCTATTTCTATTACTATATCACTAGTATTAATATTTCTATTATTCACAACAGATTTATGTGTTCCGTAGAAATTATTATGCACTTCAGCCCATTCTATAAATTCGTTGTTATTACGCATTTTTAAAAAATCTTCTACAGATACAAAATGATAATCAACTCTATCTTTTTCGCTTATTCTGGGTTTTCTTGTAGTATAAGAAATAGACATTGATATTGATTCATTGTCTTTTAGCAGTGCTTTTATTAGACTGGATTTTCCAGAACCACTAGGTGCCGTTACAATAAATAAATTGTTGTTGATCGTATTAGTCATTAATTTTATTATATAACCTTAATTAATCTATTAGAGTTTTAGTTTACATAATTATTTCATATTATAGAAAACAATTATAGGAGTTATGTTATATTTAAAATATTCTTTGTGTTTTTAGCTTAATAATTTATAACATAATTGATTTGTTTTATTTTAAAATATTTTAGCGTATTGCTTATTATATTTAAATTACTTTAAATTTAGGTAGGTTACATGGACCCAATTTTTATGGAAAATATGCAAAAGCAAGATTTTAAAATCCCAGAATGTTTTCCTTTCGACACCTTTCAAGACGCCGAATTAGCTGTTAATCGATTAATTGAAATATATGAACGCAATACTGAATTCTTGCGAAATGAATTTAGTAATATTTTAACAAATCAGCAAAGTAATAATATAAATTATCGTGTAAGAGCCTGTTATCCAGCTATAAGGATACAGGTTAGTACTCACGATTCTATAGATTCTAGATTTTCTTATGGACACGTTGCCGAGCCGGGAATTTATCAAACTACTATTACAAGGCCGAAACTTTTTAAATCTTATTTAGTAGATCAAATTAATCAATTACTCCATAATCATCGAGTTCCAGTTAGTGTAGGAGAATCCAACTCTCCTATACCACTGCATTTTGCATTTTCAGAAGGTGCTCATGTTAAATATAGTGATACTAAGTCTATCAATAGACCATTAAGAGATATATTTGATGTTCCAGATCTTTCAGTTACAGATGATGCTATTGTTAATGGCACATGGAGAGAGAAAGAAGGAGATAATATAAAACCATTAGCTCCATTTACTGCTGCTCGCATAGACTACTCTTTGCAGCGTCTGCAGCACTATACAGCAACTGCTCCTCATTTTTTTCAAAATTATGTTTTATTTACCAATTATCAATTTTATGTTGATGAATTTTGCGAGATGGCTAAAAAATTAGTAATAGATGGCACAGGTGGTTACGTATCATTAGTAGAACCTGGACATATTATTACTAGCAATGATGGCTCTGATCAGAATCAAAATTTGAATATAAGAACTCCTCAGATGCCAGCATATCACTTAACTAGACCAAATCATTCTGGGATTACGTTAGTAAATATTGGAGTAGGTCCTTCAAATGCTAAAACTATAACTGATCATGTTGCCGTATTAAGACCACATGTTTGGCTCATGCTTGGTCATTGTGCTGGTTTACGTGATTCACAACAATTAGGTGATTATGTACTTGCACATGGATACGTACGTGATGATCATGTTTTAGATGAAGATTTGCCTTTGTGGGTTCCAGTCCCGGCATTAGCAGAAGTTCAAGTAGCATTAGAGAAAGCTGTTGCAGAAATATCTGGTTTACAAGGATGGGATCTGAAGCGTATTATGAGAACAGGTACAGTAGTTACTATTGATAATAGAAATTGGGAATTGCACGACCAGCTTGAGGTTGTAAAACGTTTTGCTCAATCTCGAGCAATAGCGCTTGATATGGAATCAGCTACTATAGCTGCTAATGGTTTTCGTTTACGTGTTCCTTATGGAACATTATTATGTGTTTCAGACAAACCGCTTCATGGAGAATTGAAATTGCCTGGAATGGCTAGTGATTTTTATTTAAAACAAGTTAGTCAGCACTTAGAAATAGGGGTAAGAACTCTTGAATATCTGAGAGATATGCCATCGGAAAAATTGCATTCCAGAAAATTAAGAACTTTTATGGAAACAGCTTTTCAATAATATTTAATGGTGGAGCGGAGGAGGATCGAACTCCCGACCTTCGCATTGCGAACGCGACGCTCTTCCAATTGAGCTACCGCCCCATTTATTCAAGTAAGTTTATGCTTCAGTATAGCAATTACTGGAGCGTGATCTGATGGTCTTTCAAATTCCCTTAATGACTTATCTATTTTGCAAACCTGACATAATCCTCTCAAAGAATTTGTCAGTAATATGTGATCTATTCTGAATCCTATATTACGTTTAAAAGAATATTTTCTATAATCCCACCAACTATAAGAGTTTTTAGGCTGCTCAAATAATCTAAAGGCATCTACTAAACCCAAATGTACAAGGTTATTAAATAATTTACGCTCAGTCTCTGATGTTAATATTTGATTTTTACTAAGTTCTATATTATAAACATCATCATCATTTGGGGCTATATTATAGTCACCTATTAATATTAACTGATCATTCTTTAATAATTCGTTTTTTACTAAATTTGTTAGCTTTTCAAACCATTTAATTTTATATTCATATTTTTCACTGTCTATCATTTGGCCATTGGGGCAATATACACATATAACACAGATTTCTCCAATTTCTGATCGAATAGTTATAGATATTAATCTTTTTTGCTCATCAAAATTATCTGGTAGATTATATGAGGTTCTTACAGATTCATATCTACTAACAATAGCTACACCATTAAATGTTTTTTGTCCAAGCCAATAGCTGTTGTAACCTATATTCTTAAATGATTCATATGGAAATTTATCATCAGTTATTTTGGTTTCTTGCAAACATAGAACATCAATATCATTTTTATCTAGAAAGTTTAACACTTGATTTAAGCGTATCCTTAAAGAGTTAACATTCCAGGTCGCTATATTCATATAAAACAACCATGCAACATGTTATAAAATGACAACAAATGATAGATTATCAAAAGATGCTTACTTAAAGTTTTATCAAATTGATATTAATTCTATAACATGTTCTTTATAGAAGTTGCTAGACGACTTTTGTGACGAGCAGCTTTGTTTTTATGAATGATTCCTTTATCTGCTACCCTGTCTATTATACTTGTTGCTTTTATAAAAATATCCTGAGATGTGCTCTTATCTTTCGATTCAATAGATTGATTTACTCTTTTTATAGCAGTGCGCAACATTGATCTTAAACTTGAGTTATGTTTATTTTTTTCTGCTGATTGACGTGCGCGTTTACGAGCTTGTGATGTGTTAGCCATTTTTTCTTAATTCTTTAATTGAAAGTTATAAAGTATTTAATTATAAAGTTTTTATAATTTAAGTAAAATATTTTTTAGTTATAAAACGATCATTCGTATGATTTAATAATCTTTCTATTTGGAACTATCATCATTATATGTTTATTTTTATTTAAAAAAGCAATTATTTTAATATTCTTATTTTGTAACAAATAGGTTAAGAAAATCTTTTGACCTCATACCAAATATAAATAATAAACCAACATATATTATCAACCCTGCTACTAGCAAAGATGATAAAATTGAAAATCTCTGTATTACGTTTGATTGTAGTTCAATCCAGTTAATTTTATTTTCAAAGAAATTTAAAAAAAACCCCATTAAAATTGATGAGGGTATTAAACGCAATAGTATAGTTATCCATCCACGTTTGTATGAATTAAATACATTATTCCTATTTAAAATAAATAGCATAAATATAGAGTTCAATGTAGCTCCAACACTATAAGATATGGCAATGCCAATGTGAGAATATAGTGGCACCAAAAATATATTCAATGTTTGAGCAAGAAATAAAGATAGCAATGCAGTTTTTGTGGGAGTTAGGGTATCCTGCATTGCATAAAATGCAGAAGATAATATTTTAATCATCATCATTCCTAGCAATCCTATTGAATAAGCTAGAACAGCTGATTTTGTGTTATATACATCTATTTGATTAAATTCTCCATAATGAAATAACACAGTCACTAGTCCATTCGGTATTGAAATCATGCATACCATTGAAGGAGCTCCAAATAATAATATTATCTTTAAGCTGTTATTTATTAATAAATTATATTTATTGTGATTTTTGCTAACATATGATTTTGATAAATCAGGTAGCATTACTGTGCCTAATGCTAATCCTATTAAAGCAGTTGGTAAATCTACTATTCTATCTGCTAAAGTTAACCATGTTAAACTTCCAGGTGCCAACCAAGTTGCTATATTTGTGTTGATTAATAGAGAAATTTGAGATATTGAGACGCCAATTAATGCTGGCATCATTTTCTTTATTATGTTTTTTACATATTTATCATTATATGCACTAACAAAATCAAAAGATAAAGATGGTTGTAGATTCATTTTTGATATAGCCAACCACTGTATAGAAAGTTGTGCTATGCCTCCTACTACAACTCCTATAGATAAAGCATATATAGGTTGGATTTTTTCTTTTGCCAATATCAAACAGGTTAAAACCATTGAAATATTAAGTAATGCTGGGGTGATAGCAGGTATAGAAAATTTTTTCCATGTATTTAATATACAAGAGGCAAATGCTGTTAGTGAAATAAGAATAACGTAAGGAAACATTATTCTTGTCATTAATACAGTAGCATAAAACTGGTTGATATCGTTGGTATTTTTGCATATTCCGCTAGCAAATATCCTAATTATGAAAGGGGTGAATATCACACCGATTATGGTAATTAATATTAAGAATGTTGTTAGTAATAGAGCCATCCTAGTGATCAGATTATGTATATTTTCGCTCAGATTATGTTCATTTTTTGATTCGCTTCTCGCCAGACTTAAAGTCGGTATAAATGCTTGTGCAAATGATCCTTCTGCAAAAATTTTTCTAAGCATATTTGGTATTCTAAAAGATATCCAAAAAGCATCACTTAAAGAGTTTGCCCCTATGTTTTTTGCTATTACTATATCACGAACAAGTCCAGTCACGCGTGACAGCAAAGTAAAAACACTCACGGTTAATATAGATCGTAGCGT
It encodes the following:
- a CDS encoding AMP nucleosidase; translated protein: MDPIFMENMQKQDFKIPECFPFDTFQDAELAVNRLIEIYERNTEFLRNEFSNILTNQQSNNINYRVRACYPAIRIQVSTHDSIDSRFSYGHVAEPGIYQTTITRPKLFKSYLVDQINQLLHNHRVPVSVGESNSPIPLHFAFSEGAHVKYSDTKSINRPLRDIFDVPDLSVTDDAIVNGTWREKEGDNIKPLAPFTAARIDYSLQRLQHYTATAPHFFQNYVLFTNYQFYVDEFCEMAKKLVIDGTGGYVSLVEPGHIITSNDGSDQNQNLNIRTPQMPAYHLTRPNHSGITLVNIGVGPSNAKTITDHVAVLRPHVWLMLGHCAGLRDSQQLGDYVLAHGYVRDDHVLDEDLPLWVPVPALAEVQVALEKAVAEISGLQGWDLKRIMRTGTVVTIDNRNWELHDQLEVVKRFAQSRAIALDMESATIAANGFRLRVPYGTLLCVSDKPLHGELKLPGMASDFYLKQVSQHLEIGVRTLEYLRDMPSEKLHSRKLRTFMETAFQ
- the xth gene encoding exodeoxyribonuclease III; amino-acid sequence: MNIATWNVNSLRIRLNQVLNFLDKNDIDVLCLQETKITDDKFPYESFKNIGYNSYWLGQKTFNGVAIVSRYESVRTSYNLPDNFDEQKRLISITIRSEIGEICVICVYCPNGQMIDSEKYEYKIKWFEKLTNLVKNELLKNDQLILIGDYNIAPNDDDVYNIELSKNQILTSETERKLFNNLVHLGLVDAFRLFEQPKNSYSWWDYRKYSFKRNIGFRIDHILLTNSLRGLCQVCKIDKSLREFERPSDHAPVIAILKHKLT
- the rpsT gene encoding 30S ribosomal protein S20, which translates into the protein MANTSQARKRARQSAEKNKHNSSLRSMLRTAIKRVNQSIESKDKSTSQDIFIKATSIIDRVADKGIIHKNKAARHKSRLATSIKNML
- the murJ gene encoding murein biosynthesis integral membrane protein MurJ is translated as MILKGTLRSILTVSVFTLLSRVTGLVRDIVIAKNIGANSLSDAFWISFRIPNMLRKIFAEGSFAQAFIPTLSLARSESKNEHNLSENIHNLITRMALLLTTFLILITIIGVIFTPFIIRIFASGICKNTNDINQFYATVLMTRIMFPYVILISLTAFASCILNTWKKFSIPAITPALLNISMVLTCLILAKEKIQPIYALSIGVVVGGIAQLSIQWLAISKMNLQPSLSFDFVSAYNDKYVKNIIKKMMPALIGVSISQISLLINTNIATWLAPGSLTWLTLADRIVDLPTALIGLALGTVMLPDLSKSYVSKNHNKYNLLINNSLKIILLFGAPSMVCMISIPNGLVTVLFHYGEFNQIDVYNTKSAVLAYSIGLLGMMMIKILSSAFYAMQDTLTPTKTALLSLFLAQTLNIFLVPLYSHIGIAISYSVGATLNSIFMLFILNRNNVFNSYKRGWITILLRLIPSSILMGFFLNFFENKINWIELQSNVIQRFSILSSLLVAGLIIYVGLLFIFGMRSKDFLNLFVTK